The segment AGACAGCCCCAACAGGAGCCTTAAATTACCCCCCTTCCGAAGAGAGAGCACAAGAGAGTGCCGCAGGCTGGTCCCCGCTCGTCCCAACCTCATTCAGCCCCTACTATCCATTCAGCAAACAGGACCCAGAGGCTGCTGAACACAGTGACTCTAAGGGACAAACTTGTGTTTGACTGCAGCAGATAAGGGCAATAAGCGCTGAACATGGATGGTAGCACAGCTTAAGGATAAGGACCAAAAAGCATTTTAACCCACATGtaattgtgtgaatgaaatttGAGTTTGTGTTAAGCCCTTTCTGGGCCATGAAGGATGCTGGTTTTGATTTAGAAAAGCTTGGTGTGGTGAAGTTTAATAAACGGTCACCGCATGTATCATCTGATGCACTTATCCTTCAGTTTTCCAAGTCAAAATGgagaaaagtgtttatttttgggGAGGAATATTTTAGTATGCCATTGCTTATGTTATCAACTTCAAGAATCAACATTGCTGacacaaatgattaaaaatatcaCTACCAGTAATGATTTTTAAGTCAATTGACCATCTTTTGTATATTGACTTTACCACAAAGCGATTTAGTCTGTAATaaattatttgtgtttgtttggttCCTATTTATGTGTTCATTTTGTGCCTTCTTCATCATTAATTACATGGGGTTTAGAGGCAGCTGTAAAACTACAGTGATAAACAAGTATTGACATTGTGAAAAGCACTGTTTCACTGAGGTATGAGGAGACACTGTATTGTAAACCAATGGTTGGAaggctttttgttttgtttgagttaCAATTTTGCTCTTACTCTAGGTAATGTTTGTTGACAGGTTTGTTTGctttaattttaaaaacaacaccactctgatttaaaacaaatctCACAGATTCTTAAATGATTTTAACtggaaaaaatgtacaaaatatctGCTAGCTTCatctgaatgaaaaaaaaaaaaaaatctttacctGGAATTTGAGTGTTGGAACTTTGAAACTAGCATGTATATAGAAATTATGACTGTGAATTTAGAGATCCAATGAATTCTTTCATTACTGAGATTGATGTATATTTTATGAGTAATAAAGAAATGACTTATTTAATAatagtttgaactttttttcttcatgacTCAAAATGCATAAATCTGAAAGTAACACACAAATGAGAAGGAGCAAATCAAGTCCCTCTGTCAGTGACAGGCAGGCTATAAACCAATGGTACAGAATGGCCATACTGCGTAAGTGGGTGGTTCTTTTTTTCTTAGCTATGATTGGCTTAAAACCCGGAAGTAAATAATAGCGTAGTAACGCTACGTAGTGGGGCTTCTGCTTATCCTACTCAATTCTACTTTGTTGccatattaaaataatattactatttGCTATTATAGCATTAGGGAGTATTAGGAATTAGCATAGCTTTGGTCATTCATGGACGAGGACATAACAGGAGCTCAGCTGGTTGCTGAGTCTTTACTGGCTCAGGTAAGTTTGTGATAAAACACGAACTGTGTTAAAGGTCAAGAATAATACTTCGCCTGAAATGACTTTAATTACAACTTCTTTGTGCAGAAAGTGGAGTACATGTTTGGTGTGGTTGGTGTTCCTATTATTGAAGTGGCAATAGCTGCACAGGCTGTAGGAATCAAATATGTGGGAATGAGAAACGAACAGGCGGTATGATCGTGTTGTCTACTCTCGTATATGGCCTATAATAATGCATAACCTGCTTTGCGCTGTTTTCATGTCATAATAGCCTAACAGTGTTGTTATGTATTATGCTCTAATTTCTATTACTTACAGGCCTGTTATGCTGCATCTGCCATTGGATATCTGACTGGAAGGTGAGAGAGTCTTATTATAAAGTGATTGTATTCACACTGACTTTTTCTGATTGGTGCAGACCAGGAGCTTGCTTGGTggtgtctggtcctggcctcATTCATGCTCTGGGTGGAATGGCCAATGCCAATGAGAACTGTTGGTAAGACAGTTGAAACCATGTTCTGCCTGTAGGCCTATACTTCTAGGTTTTctttttataaaatatttttatgctGCATCTGTTTAGGCCTGTAGTTGTAATTGGAGGGTCCTCCGATAGAAACCAAGAAATAACAGGGGCTTTTCAGGAATTTCCACAGGTAATGAACAATGTAACAATGTTAGTGTATTCACacttacacaaacatgtatCAAATTTGGGACTAAAGTGAGACTAatcctggaactaaacctggactagaaaaggaccaactctacatcaggactaaactgagctaCTAGCCAGGATCAAtgaggacaagtgtgaacagaGTTGGTATTAAAACTGAATTCCTCTGATTTAGGTGGAGACATGTCGTCTTTATAGCAAGTTCTCTGCTAGACCCAGCAGTCTTGAGGTCATACCTTCAGTTATTGAGaaggtttgtttttgtcatataaGTGTCTTAACTACAAACAGAGAAAATAACATCATGGTTTGTGCATCACAGGCAGTCCGCACTTCAATGTATGGCCGTCCAGGTGCTTGTTATGTGGATATAGCAGGAGATATGGTCAATGCAAAGGTGAATAGGAGCAACATCAGGTATGTTATTTTTCCCCAAGAATTCCTGTATTTATAAGCAAACACATGTAGACATTGGCATATTTGTATATGCAGAGTTGTATCCTGCTGTCCACCTCCTCCTGTAAGCATGGCCGAAAGTGGTGCAGTTACTCAAGCTCTTTCTATATTGAAAGCATCTAAAAGACCATTAATCATAATTGGAAAAGGTATTGTATCTTTTAACTTTATAATATCAAATAAGAGCACTTTGTCTGATGTTGTTGTAAGTTTAAGTAGTTATAATTATTGTATGCCACAGGAGCAGCTTTTGCACGAGCTGAAACTGTTCTAAGGAAGTTTGTGGAAACAAGTGGTCTGCCCTTTCTGCCAACTCCAATGGGAAAAGGTGTCTTGCCAGATGACCACCCCAATTGTGTAGCAGCTGCTCGCTCAAGGTCAATTAACATATTATTAATACTTTCTAATTAAGTGCAACAAAATCACTTGTGTTGCTTTCATCCAGAGCTCTACTACAGGCCGATGTTATTCTGCTGCTTGGAGCCAGATTAAACTGGATTTTACATTTTGGCCGACCACCAAGATTTGATCCTAAGGTCAAAATCATTCAGGTAATAGatacaattttaatatattttattgtattgcttttaatatgtcaaatatattttgtaattgGACTTGTTAAACATTAACAAGCGTTTATTGTGTTTTACAGGTTGACCTTTGTCCAGAAGAAATGGGGAATAATGTGAGGCCTGCTGTTGCTCTCTTGGGTGATATCAGTGCTGTTGTTTCTCAGGTAAGTAAGTACGTTTAGTAACTTTTTGTAGCTGACAAAGCTAagctaaaagtatttcatgaagactgaatgttttatttatttatttatttagaaggACAATG is part of the Periophthalmus magnuspinnatus isolate fPerMag1 chromosome 16, fPerMag1.2.pri, whole genome shotgun sequence genome and harbors:
- the hacl1 gene encoding 2-hydroxyacyl-CoA lyase 1, with protein sequence MDEDITGAQLVAESLLAQKVEYMFGVVGVPIIEVAIAAQAVGIKYVGMRNEQAACYAASAIGYLTGRPGACLVVSGPGLIHALGGMANANENCWPVVVIGGSSDRNQEITGAFQEFPQVETCRLYSKFSARPSSLEVIPSVIEKAVRTSMYGRPGACYVDIAGDMVNAKVNRSNIRVVSCCPPPPVSMAESGAVTQALSILKASKRPLIIIGKGAAFARAETVLRKFVETSGLPFLPTPMGKGVLPDDHPNCVAAARSRALLQADVILLLGARLNWILHFGRPPRFDPKVKIIQVDLCPEEMGNNVRPAVALLGDISAVVSQLLQSLKVDTWKYSPNTEWWSSLRLKIAANTKISQSLALQPTLPMNYYTVFHNISELLPHDCIIVSEGANTMDIGRTMLNNYLPRHRLDAGTFGTMGVGLGFAIAAAVMEKSKVNGQRIICVEGDSAFGFSGMEAETMCRYNLPIIVIVVNNNGIYSGVDPETWKEMAKLGDLTTVAPPVTLLPEARYDNVMAAFGGRGFLIRTVEELRSALELSLSDWEKPCLLNVLIDPSSDRKQQEFPWLTRSNL